CGTCGCGCCATTCATACCACCGGCGATTTTGAATACGCTGATTTGTTTAAATTTAGTGACGATGCCGTGGCATCGGGTATTGCCGCGTTGCAATCGGGCGCACCCATCATTACCGATGTGAGCATGATCGTCACGGGCTTAAATAAGCCAAGACTCAATCACTTTGGCAATGAAGCGAGTTGTTTTATATCTCATCCAGATGTCATTCGTGATGCAAAAGCAACGGGACAAACGCGTGCAATCCATTCTATGCAATACGCTCGCGATAATGGGTTACTTGACGGCGCAATCGTTGGCGTCGGTAACGCACCCACGGCATTGTTAGAGCTACTAAGAATGATCGAGGTGGGCGAAGTAAAACCTGCGTTGGTGATTGGTATTCCTGTCGGCTTTGTAAAGGCAGACGAGTCAAAACAAGCTCTATACGAACAAAATAAAGTGCCGTTCATTGCGAGTTTAGGGCGTAAAGGCGGCAGTCCATTAGTGGTGTCGACCATTCATGCCCTGCTTGCTCAATCTATTTAATTGCCAGATAGGAGATCATCTAGATGGTGTGTATTGAGCAAAAAGAAGCGGCTGTGACGGTTATCGGCGTGCCGGAAGATGGCTGTTTAAGCTTGACGAGCAGAGCGGTAAACAGGGTAGAAAAGGCTCGTGTATTAGCAGGTAACACGCGCTTACTTGAATGGTTTCCCCAATTCAAGGGTACGGTACTGAACATGGAGGTCGGCTTTTCGACATGGCTTGCTCAAGTACTGGAAGAAAGCGAAGAAGGCGGTGTGGTTGTGTTGGCTTCTGGTGATCCTTTGTTCTTTGGCATCGGCAGCACATTATTAAAACGTTTACCCAATGATGAACTGCGCTTTATTCCTTCTCCAAGTTCTATGCAATTAGCTTGCAGCCGCATTGGCCTTGCTTGGCAGGATGCAAAATCCGTTTCACTGCATGGACGATCCCAACATTACGGCTCAATTCAAGGGCTGTCCAGTCAAATGCAGCAGGGTGATTTGTTTTGCCTATTAACAGACAAACAGAACCACCCGGCTCGCATTGCCAATCATTTACTGAAATTTAATAACGCGAATTGGCAGGTTTGGGTAGCAGAAAACTTAGGTGGAACCACGGAAAATATATCCGAGTGGACGGTCTCTTCACTGGCAGAGTCGGAGCGTGAATTTGACTCCCTTAATGTCGTGATATTGAAGCGCCACCTAAATCCCGATATTCAAGCATGGGGTGGGTTAGGCCAGTACGCGAGCGATGATGATTTTGAAAAACGCATGCCAAAACGTGGCCTGATCACAAAGCAATCAGTACGCCATTTAGCATTGTGTAGCATGCGAATCAAACCAACGGATGTGGTGTGGGATAT
This DNA window, taken from Vibrio tapetis subsp. tapetis, encodes the following:
- the cbiE gene encoding precorrin-6y C5,15-methyltransferase (decarboxylating) subunit CbiE gives rise to the protein MVCIEQKEAAVTVIGVPEDGCLSLTSRAVNRVEKARVLAGNTRLLEWFPQFKGTVLNMEVGFSTWLAQVLEESEEGGVVVLASGDPLFFGIGSTLLKRLPNDELRFIPSPSSMQLACSRIGLAWQDAKSVSLHGRSQHYGSIQGLSSQMQQGDLFCLLTDKQNHPARIANHLLKFNNANWQVWVAENLGGTTENISEWTVSSLAESEREFDSLNVVILKRHLNPDIQAWGGLGQYASDDDFEKRMPKRGLITKQSVRHLALCSMRIKPTDVVWDIGTGSGSVAIEAAKQCAQGQVFTLESNPDCYPSIEANIQAHSTDNVTLVKQKAPLGLDDLPQPSSVFIGGSRGQMDSILDTVWQRLANKGVLVASAVTVDSVSEIYSWAKRHGVAVQVQLVSISNGVPLAHYTRYQADNPIHLFIFNK
- a CDS encoding precorrin-8X methylmutase; translation: MEKMRQMTQQGRQIESDSFTIIDDEIERFHGGHCFTAEQWNIVRRAIHTTGDFEYADLFKFSDDAVASGIAALQSGAPIITDVSMIVTGLNKPRLNHFGNEASCFISHPDVIRDAKATGQTRAIHSMQYARDNGLLDGAIVGVGNAPTALLELLRMIEVGEVKPALVIGIPVGFVKADESKQALYEQNKVPFIASLGRKGGSPLVVSTIHALLAQSI